In Tissierellales bacterium, the genomic window GATAAAGTAAGAATAAGCAGAAAAAGCGGAGAAATTCTTGATTAATAATTTTCTTCTCGAAAGGAGGTACAGAAATGCAATCACGTTTAAGAGATAAGTACAAAAATGAAGTTGTTCCAGCATTGATGGAAAAATTTAATTATAGAAATGTGATGGAAGTTCCAAGATTGGAAAAAATCATCGTTAACATGGGTATGGGAGAAGCAAAAGACAACCCTAAATTATTGGACAAGGCTGTTGAAGAATTGACAATGATCACAGGTCAAAAGGCACTTGTTACAAGAGCTAAAAAGTCAGTAGCGAACTTTAAGCTTCGTGAAGGTATGGCAGTTGGTTGTAAAGTTACATTAAGAGATCAAAAATTATATGATTTCTATGACAAACTTGTTTCAATTGCACTACCACGCGTAAGAGACTTTAGAGGAGTTTCTGATAAATCATTTGATGGTAGAGGAAACTATGCATTAGGAGTTAAAGAGCAATTAATTTTCCCAGAGATTGAGTACGATAAAGTAGATAAAATTAAGGGAATGGACATTGTTGTTGTAACAACAGCTAACACAGATGAAGAAGCTAGAGAGCTGTTGTCTTTAATGGGAATGCCCTTTAGAAAGTAAAGGAGGGATTTAGATGGCAAAAAAATCGATGAAGTTAAAGCAGCAGAAAACGCAAAAATTTAGCACTAGAGAATACAGTAGATGCAAGATTTGTGGACGCCCTCATGCTTATCTAAGAAAATATGGTGTTTGCCGTATTTGTTTTAGAGAATTAGCGTATAAAGGTGAAATCCCAGGCGTTAGAAAAGCAAGCTGGTAAAATAGAGATTTACGGATGAAAGGAGGCAAACTCTATGGTAATGACAGATCCTATCGCGGATATGCTAACGAGAATCAGAAATGCGAATAACGCTAAACATGATTCTGTAGATGTGCCAGCATCAAACATGAAGAAATCAATCGCTGAGTTGTTGTTGGACGAAGGATATATTAAAGGCTTCGATCTTATTGAAGATGGTAAGCAAGGAGTTTTGAGAATTGAATTGAAATATGGTGAGAACAATGAAAAAGTTATCACTGGAATCAAGAGAATTTCAAAACCAGGTTTAAGAGTATATGCAAAGAGACAAGAAATCCCTAGAGTATTAGGTGGTTTAGGTATTGCAATTCTTTCAACATCAAGAGGTGTTATGACAGATAAGCAAGCAAGACAAAGTAATGTAGGTGGCGAAGTAGTTTGCTACGTATGGTAGAAAAGTTGCAGCTATAGGAGGTGAAATCATGTCAAGAATCGGTAAAGCGCCAATCACTATTCCTGCAGGAGTAGAAGTGAAAATTGACGAAAGTAATTTTGTTGAGGTTAGCGGACCAAAAGGTAAACTTTCTCAACAAATGAGCAAAGAAATGAAAATTGAAGTTGCTGAGGGTACTATTACAGTTACTCGTCCAACTGATAATAAAAAACATAGATCATTACACGGTTTAACAAGATCATTGTTGAATAATATGGTTGTTGGTGTATCTGAAGGATATGCTAAAACGTTAGAAATCGTAGGTGTTGGATACAGAGCTCAGAAAAAAGGTAAAGAATTACATCTTAACCTTGGATTCTCTCACCCAGTTGAGATGGTAGATCCAGAGGGTATCGAAGTAGAAGTTCCAAACCAAACTACAATTGTTGTTAAAGGTATCGACAAGCAACAAGTTGGTAACTATGCAGCAGTAATTAGAGACTGGAGAAAACCAGAGCCTTATAAAGGAAAAGGTATTAGATACCAAGGCGAATACGTTAGACGTAAAGAAGGTAAAACTGGTAAATAGAATGAAAGGAGTGAATAAGTGTGCTTAAGAGAGTTAATAGAAATGCTAAAAGAGTGAAAAGACATCTTAAAGCAAGAAAAAAGATACAGGGAACTCCTGAAAGACCAAGATTGAACGTATACAGAAGTTCTAAACATATCTATGCACAGATTATTGATGATGCAGCGGGTCACACACTTGTTTCAGCATCGACTTTAGATCAAGATGTTAAAACTCAAATGAGTTATAGCGGAAATAAAGAAGCGGCTAAAATAGTTGGTAAAACTGTTGCTGAAAAAGCAAAAGGTAAAGGCATTGACACTGTAGTATTTGACCGTGGTGGATATTTATATCATGGACGTGTTAAAGAATTAGCAGAAGGTGCTAGAGAAGCTGGACTTCAATTTTAAGCAAGGGAGGTAAATAAATGCAACGTGGACGTATAGATGCAAGTCAATTAGACTTGAAAGAAAAGTTAGTAAATATCAACAGAGTAACGAAAGTTGTTAAAGGTGGTAGAAACTTCAGATTCAGTGCGTTGGTTGTTGTTGGCGATGAGAATGGCCATGTAGGAGTTGGAATGAGCAAGGCTCTTGAAATTCCTGATGCAATCAAAAAGGCAATTGAAGATGCTAAGAAGCATTTAGTTGAAGTTCCTATGAAAGGCACAACAATTCCTCACAGAATTGAAGGAAAATTTGGAGCAGGTAGCGTATTAATGATGCCAGCACCAGAAGGTACTGGAGTTATCGCAGGTGGCCCAGTTCGTGCCGTATTGGAATTAGCTGGTATTTCAGATATCAGAACAAAATCATTGGGATCTAATAACCCAAGAAACATGGTAAATGCCGTTATCGAAGGACTTGATAGCTTAAAGAGAGCAGAAGAAGTTGCTAAATTAAGAGACAAGTCTGTAGAGGAAATTATAGGTTAGGGGGGAAATACCTTGGCTAAAATCAAAGTTAAGCAAACTAAGAGTATCATTGGCAAGACTCAAAAGCAGAGAAAAACAGTTGAAGCTTTAGGTCTTAAAAAGATCGGTCAAGTAGTAGAACACGAAGACAATGCTATGATCAGAGGAATGATCAACAAAGTAAGTCATATCGTAGAA contains:
- the rplE gene encoding 50S ribosomal protein L5, producing MQSRLRDKYKNEVVPALMEKFNYRNVMEVPRLEKIIVNMGMGEAKDNPKLLDKAVEELTMITGQKALVTRAKKSVANFKLREGMAVGCKVTLRDQKLYDFYDKLVSIALPRVRDFRGVSDKSFDGRGNYALGVKEQLIFPEIEYDKVDKIKGMDIVVVTTANTDEEARELLSLMGMPFRK
- a CDS encoding type Z 30S ribosomal protein S14; translated protein: MAKKSMKLKQQKTQKFSTREYSRCKICGRPHAYLRKYGVCRICFRELAYKGEIPGVRKASW
- the rpsH gene encoding 30S ribosomal protein S8, producing MVMTDPIADMLTRIRNANNAKHDSVDVPASNMKKSIAELLLDEGYIKGFDLIEDGKQGVLRIELKYGENNEKVITGIKRISKPGLRVYAKRQEIPRVLGGLGIAILSTSRGVMTDKQARQSNVGGEVVCYVW
- the rplF gene encoding 50S ribosomal protein L6, with translation MSRIGKAPITIPAGVEVKIDESNFVEVSGPKGKLSQQMSKEMKIEVAEGTITVTRPTDNKKHRSLHGLTRSLLNNMVVGVSEGYAKTLEIVGVGYRAQKKGKELHLNLGFSHPVEMVDPEGIEVEVPNQTTIVVKGIDKQQVGNYAAVIRDWRKPEPYKGKGIRYQGEYVRRKEGKTGK
- the rplR gene encoding 50S ribosomal protein L18, which produces MLKRVNRNAKRVKRHLKARKKIQGTPERPRLNVYRSSKHIYAQIIDDAAGHTLVSASTLDQDVKTQMSYSGNKEAAKIVGKTVAEKAKGKGIDTVVFDRGGYLYHGRVKELAEGAREAGLQF
- the rpsE gene encoding 30S ribosomal protein S5, whose protein sequence is MQRGRIDASQLDLKEKLVNINRVTKVVKGGRNFRFSALVVVGDENGHVGVGMSKALEIPDAIKKAIEDAKKHLVEVPMKGTTIPHRIEGKFGAGSVLMMPAPEGTGVIAGGPVRAVLELAGISDIRTKSLGSNNPRNMVNAVIEGLDSLKRAEEVAKLRDKSVEEIIG
- the rpmD gene encoding 50S ribosomal protein L30 gives rise to the protein MAKIKVKQTKSIIGKTQKQRKTVEALGLKKIGQVVEHEDNAMIRGMINKVSHIVEVID